A portion of the Sabethes cyaneus chromosome 3, idSabCyanKW18_F2, whole genome shotgun sequence genome contains these proteins:
- the LOC128744513 gene encoding CCR4-NOT transcription complex subunit 1 has protein sequence MNQEPCSSALTQIAYLVSNLNKKNFASSSRQLAQLVKDFGLEADRHLLRCLFSAIDFSGSATGDASEDHSRNGNSSSSVSGTASGSNSSFQLHIRLLLGELLGLLTKPQLVGNICQAVDDPLPYQRTLIPSVNLATQIARTLNCSPIQEAALSLALSHSSHPETAHSAETLGHSCLGELIRSYIDLEPNQSNQEGSLNDVSPELLQHILSLVSHGKHRELGLSDTTYGKFLQQLCRDFPRDRVPIILAPLLYSEDSEISAESVKLNSQALLRSSVMDTAWGSLVMEIGYAFTASLEDCKNHLLKVGGREISAQNVAKIISSMCLTHASLSESSINLPTPSSFWPQGNDPGGKGKDGQSGSSGGENSTWKPEIFVQALKEVVPGLNWKDVCLALDHPEFLIKDRPGLALLLSILKMGVQSNGLGQHFPIECVYQRWTNVEGQLSLIAMILKCPDLYSFADHIYTSVSVDLLKTPPETDNKEVASWMSLHLVDVLLHIADNGFYAQAMEIFKIPIQLCPDILFMALLQIQPPVTVSRQELFSTLIPIFLGNHPNSGTILHHAWNNTNFNPSLRHIILHSMSEWYLRGENDQSRLSRILDVAQDLKALSNLLNVRSFIFIIDLACLASRREYLKLEKWLADKIREHGEPFVKTIIKFLQRRCPQIMVGKFADEQIPKSAQLPPETLSTILTCLQACVGNVSPEVAEIIMGMAQYNLLLTNKTRAQQVPQQPQPPPPGVLRPHRGLDTPFNASLGGQIFPGPSVESLSGLASNMAGLNLGAPGNSAFSFGSALGNLVSTPASPSRLLAGPSNSPFPLMTMPPSAPVGNIGRLPQAPTGDKLALPNAGQTSFPEMGCHQVSKEVEDEANSYFQRIYNHPPHNNLSIDEVLDMLQRFKDSSDRRECDVYQCMLRNLFEEYKFFPQYPDKELQITAQLFGGMVERNLVTTYVALGLALRCVLDALKKPEGSKMYYFGITALDRFKNKLHLYPKYCEYVHSITHFDQFPPHLIEYIEYGSQGQEPPNKQLGPGPLPASITQLLPGPAVVPGGNPLYRSNSVTGTSNLTAVVAPPPAKVNLGAPIATTAQPPRVKSIANATNIDTLLVATQDGDDKIITPPDAMQDKTAFIFNNLSQINLQQKCEEIKDILQKDYYAWLAQYLVLKRASIEVNFHVLYSNFLDALKILEINKLVTKETFRNIKVLLRSDKGIANFSDRSLLKNLGHWLGMMTLGRNKPILQLDIDMKSLLVEAYNKGQQELLYVVPFVAKVLESCAKSKVFKPPNPWTMAIMNVLAELHQEPDLKLNLKFEIEVLCKNLNIDVTDLKPAVYLKDPERAQNIEYQLSQPKPVKELQPAMAVMQQVAEEMVSTGPAGSPAIPAMDPSLVVTGPPEPRFHYSDINISSFACINQHVTYSPNIALLHTHPHLKQVVKTALERTITDWITPVVERSVKIASKTCEQMIKKDFALDSDEMRMRTAAHNLARNLAAGMAMITCRDQLMQNIQNNIKTAFMTTLSPAQKDVADAAANQLAADNMELVSAFIQKTAIEKVVPEMDKLLATEYDMRKLARQEGRRYCDASVLTYQAERMPERIRLSVGGVSLSQLAVYEEFARNIPGFQPITERDNALFAPKLEPIPQQPQVPQFAAPAVTPDEIGVLYDELASKMEAFLNSAVNMPQLQVHVNNMHALLECLIIARRSRDNLTACNLLNKSVEGIMEGLMNIPDHIEQIKLYRDIHLRVMRLLQDPRAFGPVWTNKAITRYMLECREEIRYNVEAVDLLISSNFVNMAQYDMMLMQLMDNGSNYVAVMFAMQLVQTYVIDERPNSVITENDLLNTIDLLARLAVHSRAPEGLAHLIEMLRSNHDPNTFLVDRAFAGPTSYIHSGIIQARSNDIEDPPGFAERAEFLLKDWITIYHTQAAGRDPIKAFSVFVNKMNVYGILKGDEPLTRFFRHATQCCIDLTYRSMNDPTSKAKIFQWIDAYVRLIALLVKHSGESGNSSTKLNLLNKVLGIVVGILLQDQEVHGTAFQQLGYHRIFIMLFLELSAHDPVLENISLSVITAFCHTFHILRPSLAPGFCYSWLELISHRVFIGRILASIPQQKGWSMYSQLLIDLFKYLAPFLRNAELAKPVQHLYKGTLRVLLVLLHDFPEFLCDYHFGFCDVIPPNCIQMRNLILSAYPRNMRLPDPFTPNLKVDMLTDIGGAPRIFTNYAAAITPSSFKKDLDSYLKARSPVTFLSELRSNLQISNEPGSRYNIPLMNALVLYVGTQAIAHIRSKNVCPTMTTIVHSAHMDIFQNLAVDLDNEGRYLFLNAIANQLRYPNSHTHYFSCAILYLFVEANSEAIQEQITRVLLERLIVNRPHPWGLLITFIELIKNPSYKFWDHDFVHCAPEIEKLFESVANSCMVVKSKSQQQMPNVESEIAECN, from the exons ATGAACCAAGAGCCCTGCTCAAGCGCCCTCACGCAGATCGCTTATCTGGTTTCGAACTTGAATAAAAAGAACTTTGCGTCGAGCAGCCGACAGTTAGCACAG TTAGTGAAAGACTTTGGATTAGAAGCCGATCGACATTTGCTGCGGTGTTTGTTTTCTGCGATAGACTTCTCCGGTTCTGCAACGGGAGACGCCTCGGAGGACCATTCTCGGAACGgcaacagcagcagtagcgTTAGTGGTACTGCCAGTGGCAGCAACAGCAGTTTTCAGCTGCACATTCGTCTTCTGCTGGGAGAACTTCTGGGACTGCTGACCAAACCGCAGCTAGTGGGCAACATTTGCCAAGCGGTCGACGATCCGCTTCCGTATCAAAGG ACTTTAATACCCTCAGTCAATCTTGCGACACAAATCGCCAGAACTCTCAACTGTTCACCGATACAAGAAGCTGCGCTTTCGCTAGCACTTTCGCACTCGTCACATCCGGAAACAGCGCACAGTGCGGAAACTCTTGGCCATAGTTGCTTGGGTGAACTCATTCGTTCTTACATTGACCTAG AGCCCAACCAATCGAATCAGGAAGGAAGTCTCAACGACGTTTCACCGGAGCTTCTGCAGCACATCCTTTCGCTCGTTTCACACGGCAAGCATCGTGAGCTCGGTCTGTCGGATACGACCTACGGCAAGTTTTTACAACAACTGTGTCGTGACTTTCCACGGGATCGTGTCCCGATTATTCTTGCCCCCCTTCTGTATTCGGAGGATTCGGAAATCTCTGCCGAATCGGTCAAACTGAACTCGCAAGCCCTGCTGCGTTCGTCGGTGATGGACACGGCCTGGGGCAGTCTGGTGATGGAAATCGGTTACGCGTTCACGGCTTCCCTAGAGGACTGCAAGAACCATCTGCTGAAGGTCGGTGGAAGGGAGATCTCAGCGCAAAATGTTGCAAAGATAATTTCGTCGATGTGTTTGACACATGCATCCCTCTCGGAAAGCAGTATCAATCTACCGACCCCCAGCAGCTTTTGGCCGCAGGGAAATGATCCAGGAGGCAAAGGAAAAGATGGCCAGAGCGGCAGTTCCGGCGGAGAGAACAGCACTTGGAAGCCGGAAATTTTCGTGCAGGCTCTTAAGGAAGTAGTTCCTGGTCTAAATTGGAAAGATGTGTGTTTGGCATTGGATCATCCCGAATTCTTGATCAAAGATCGCCCCGGGTTGGCTCTTCTGTTGTCGATTTTAAAGATGGGAGTTCAGTCGAATGGATTAGGACAACATTTCCCGATAGAGTGCGTTTATCAGCGATGGACCAACGTAGAAGGTCAGCTGTCGCTAATTGCGATGATTCTTAAATGTCCCGATTTGTACTCATTTGCTGACCACATCTATACAAGCGTTTCGGTCGATCTACTAAAGACACCTCCAGAGACGGATAACAAAGAGGTGGCTTCGTGGATGTCGTTACATTTGGTGGACGTTTTGCTGCACATTGCCGACAATGGATTCTACGCACAGGCAATGGAGATATTCaaaattccaatccaattgTGTCCGGATATTTTGTTCATGGCTTTGCTTCAGATTCAACCCCCGGTCACGGTGTCGCGCCAGGAACTGTTTTCGACGCTGATCCCAATATTTTTGGGAAACCATCCGAACTCCGGAACAATTCTGCACCATGCTTGGAACAACACTAACTTTAACCCCTCGTTGAGACACATAATTCTGCATTCAATGAGTGAATGGTATCTTCGCGGCGAAAACGATCAATCGCGCTTGTCTCGCATTCTGGATGTCGCTCAAgatttgaaagctctatcgaATTTGCTAAACGTAAGATCGTTTATTTTCATTATCGATTTAGCTTGCTTAGCATCCCGTCGAGAGTATCTGAAGTTGGAAAAGTGGTTAGCGGATAAGATCCGTGAACATGGCGAACCTTTCGTTAAGACAATCATCAAGTTTTTACAGCGACGTTGTCCACAGATCATGGTTGGCAAGTTTGCGGACGAGCAAATCCCGAAGTCGGCCCAACTGCCACCGGAAACATTGAGCACCATTTTGACCTGCTTACAAGCTTGTGTTGGCAATGTTAGCCCCGAAGTAGCGGAGATTATTATGGGAATGGCTCAGTATAATTTGCTGCTGACAAATAAGACACGTGCTCAGCAGGTTCCTCAGCAACCCCAACCTCCACCACCGGGAGTTCTGAGACCGCATCGTGGACTGGATACTCCATTCAACGCCTCCTTGGGTGGGCAGATTTTCCCCGGGCCTTCTGTAGAGTCATTGTCCGGATTAGCAAGTAACATGGCTGGTTTAAACCTGGGGGCACCAGGCAATAGTGCATTCAGCTTTGGCAGTGCTTTAGGCAATCTGGTTTCGACACCGGCTTCTCCTTCAAGACTTCTGGCGGGTCCTTCTAATAGCCCTTTCCCGTTGATGACAATGCCACCGAGTGCCCCTGTCGGAAATATAGGACGCCTGCCACAAGCACCCACGGGCGACAAGCTCGCTCTCCCGAATGCCGGACAGACATCCTTCCCGGAGATGGGTTGTCATCAGGTGTCGAAAGAGGTAGAGGACGAAGCCAACAGCTACTTTCAGAGAATTTACAATCACCCACCACACAACAATTTGTCCATCGACGAGGTTCTTGACATGTTGCAGCGATTCAAAGATTCGAGTGATCGCCGTGAATGTGACGTCTATCAGTGCATGCTGCGTAACCTTTTCGAAGAGTACAAATTCTTTCCGCAGTACCCGGATAAAGAACTGCAAATAACGGCACAACTGTTTGGTGGGATGGTGGAAAGAAACCTGGTTACCACCTATGTTGCCTTAGGATTGGCACTTCGGTGCGTATTGGATGCCTTGAAGAAGCCAGAAGGGTCGAAAATGTATTACTTTGGTATCACTGCCTTGGATCGTTTCAAGAATAAGCTACACCTCTATCCGAAGTATTGCGAATATGTTCACTCTATTACACATTTCGATCAGTTTCCACCGCACCTGATCGAGTACATTGAATACGGATCTCAAGGACAGGAACCACCGAATAAACAGCTAGGACCGGGACCGTTGCCTGCATCCATAACTCAACTCCTGCCAGGACCGGCTGTCGTTCCGGGTGGCAATCCACTCTATCGCAGTAATTCCGTAACGGGAACAAGCAATTTGACTGCCGTAGTAGCACCACCTCCAGCGAAGGTAAATTTGGGAGCACCAATCGCCACGACTGCCCAACCACCTCGCGTCAAATCAATCGCCAATGCTACGAACATCGACACCCTTTTGGTGGCCACCCAGGACGGCGACGATAAGATCATTACGCCACCGGATGCTATGCAAGACAAGACCGCCTTCATCTTCAACAATCTGAGTCAGATCAACCTGCAGCAAAAGTGTGAAGAGATAAAGGACATTCTTCAGAAGGATTACTACGCATGGTTGGCTCAGTATCTGGTGCTTAAGCGGGCATCCATTGAAGTGAACTTCCATGTGCTCTACTCGAACTTTCTGGATGCTTTGAAGATACTAGAAATCAACAAATTGGTGACTAAGGAAACTTTTCgtaatataaaagttttgttaagATCCGACAAAGGAATAGCTAATTTCTCCGATCGTAGCTTGTTGAAGAACCTTGGTCACTGGCTAGGAATGATGACTTTGGGACGAAATAAACCGATACTTCAGCTGGATATCGATATGAAATCCCTTCTTGTGGAAGCGTACAATAAGGGACAACAAGAATTGCTGTATGTTGTTCCATTCGTCGCTAAAGTACTGGAGTCCTGTGCTAAGAGCAAGGTGTTCAAACCACCCAACCCCTGGACTATGGCCATAATGAACGTTTTGGCAGAGCTGCACCAGGAACCGGATTTAAAGTTAAACCTTAAGTTTGAAATCGAAGTGTTGTGCAAAAACCTTAACATAGACGTGACTGATTTGAAGCCCGCCGTGTATTTGAAGGATCCCGAACGTGCCCAGAACATCGAATATCAGCTCTCTCAACCGAAACCGGTTAAGGAATTACAGCCAGCGATGGCAGTAATGCAACAAGTTGCCGAGGAAATGGTATCTACTGGCCCGGCCGGTTCGCCAGCCATTCCAGCGATGGATCCATCGCTGGTAGTTACAGGCCCACCGGAGCCCCGGTTCCACTATTCCGACATAAACATCTCCAGTTTCGCGTGTATCAATCAACATGTGACGTACTCGCCGAACATAGCCCTACTTCATACACATCCCCACCTAAAGCAGGTCGTAAAAACCGCACTGGAACGAACTATAACCGATTGGATTACACCGGTCGTTGAGCGTAGCGTTAAAATCGCCTCGAAGACGTGTGAACAAATGATCAAAAAGGACTTTGCTCTGGATTCGGATGAGATGCGAATGCGTACAGCAGCGCACAATCTCGCTCGTAATTTGGCGGCAGGTATGGCTATGATCACCTGCCGAGATCAGTTAATGCAAAACATTCAGAACAACATCAAAACCGCCTTCATGACTACGTTAAGCCCGGCACAGAAGGACGTTGCCGATGCGGCTGCGAATCAACTGGCTGCCGACAATATGGAACTCGTGTCAGCTTTCATACAGAAAACTGCTATCGAGAAAGTGGTTCCCGAGATGGACAAGCTGCTGGCGACCGAATACGATATGCGTAAACTTGCCCGCCAGGAGGGACGTCGGTATTGCGATGCCAGTGTGTTGACCTATCAGGCCGAACGTATGCCGGAGCGAATCCGTCTGAGCGTCGGAGGTGTATCTCTTAGTCAGCTCGCGGTCTACGAGGAGTTTGCGAGAAACATACCGGGCTTCCAGCCGATCACCGAACGAGATAATGCGCTATTTGCTCCTAAATTG GAACCGATTCCTCAACAACCGCAGGTACCGCAATTTGCGGCTCCTGCTGTTACGCCGGATGAAATTGGCGTGCTGTATGATGAGTTGGCAAGCAAGATGGAGGCCTTCCTTAACAGTGCCGTCAACATGCCGCAGCTGCAG GTTCACGTCAACAACATGCATGCCCTGCTGGAGTGCCTGATCATTGCCCGCCGCTCGCGGGATAACCTAACGGCGTGCAATTTGCTGAACAAATCGGTCGAGGGTATCATGGAAGGTCTAATGAATATCCCGGACCATATTGAACAGATCAAGCTGTACCGAGACATTCATCTGCGTGTGATGCGTCTGCTGCAGGACCCTCGTGCTTTCGGCCCTGTCTGGACGAACAAGGCCATCACCCGCTACATGCTCGAATGTCGCGAAGAGATTCGCTACAACGTCGAAGCGGTTGATCTGCTGATTTCGTCGAACTTTGTCAATATGGCGCAATACGATATGATGTTGATGCAGCTCATGGACAACGGTAGTAACTACGTGGCCGTTATGTTTGCTATGCAGCTAGTTCAAACCTACGTCATCGACGAACGTCCTAATTCGGTTATTACCGAGAACGATTTACTGAACACAATCGACCTGCTTGCTAGACTGGCAGTTCACTCTCGAGCTCCAGAGGGACTGGCTCATCTGATTGAAATGCTCCGCTCCAACCATGACCCCAACACTTTCCTGGTTGATCGTGCATTCGCTGGACCGACTTCGTACATTCACTCAGGAATAATTCAGGCTAGG TCTAACGACATCGAAGACCCACCCGGCTTTGCCGAACGAGCTGAATTTTTATTGAAGGATTGGATCACTATTTATCACACTCAGGCAGCCGGCAGAGATCCCATTAAAGCCTTCAGTGTTTTTGTGAACAAAATGAACGTGTACGGAATTTTGAAAGGTGACGAGCCGCTGACTCGTTTCTTCCGTCACGCGACACAATGTTGTATTGATCTAACCTACCGCAGTATGAATGACCCTACTTCGAAGGCTAAAATATTCCAGTGGATCGATGCGTACGTGCGATTGATTGCCCTGCTGGTGAAACATTCCGGCGAAAGTGGTAATTCGAGCACAAAGCTAAACTTGTTGAACAAG GTACTTGGCATCGTAGTTGGAATACTACTGCAAGATCAGGAAGTGCACGGTACGGCCTTCCAGCAACTTGGCTACCATCGAATCTTCATTATGTTATTCCTTGAACTAAGCGCTCACGACCCGGTACTGGAGAACATCAGTTTGAGTGTGATTACGGCATTCTGTCACACTTTCCACATACTGAGACCATCACTGGCCCCTGGCTTCTGTTATTCCTGGCTGGAATTGATTTCACATCGCGTCTTTATTGGTCGCATTCTGGCGTCGATACCCCAACAAAAGGGATGGTCCATGTACTCGCAGCTGCTTATCGATCTGTTCAAATACCTGGCACCGTTCTTGCGGAATGCAGAGCTAGCCAAACCGGTTCAGCATCTCTACAAAGGAACCCTGCGTGTGTTGTTGGTTTTACTGCATGATTTCCCGGAATTTTTGTGTGATTATCACTTTGGTTTCTGCGATGTGATTCCTCCGAATTGCATTCAAATGAGAAATCTCATCCTGTCAGCCTATCCGAGGAACATGCGTTTACCCGATCCGTTCACACCCAATTTGAAG gTCGATATGCTAACCGATATAGGAGGAGCGCCTAGAATCTTCACTAACTATGCTGCAGCCATCACTCCGAGCAGTTTCAAAAAAGATCTGGACTCGTATTTGAAAGCACGCTCTCCAGTAACATTCTTGTCGGAACTGCGCAGCAATTTGCAGATTTCAAACGAGCCTGGCTCTCGGTATAACATCCCGCTGATGAATGCCCTGGTGCTGTACGTTGGAACGCAGGCAATCGCCCACATCCG CTCGAAAAATGTGTGTCCCACGATGACTACTATCGTGCACAGTGCTCACATGGACATCTTCCAGAATCTGGCAGTAGATCTGGACAACGAAGGTCGATACCTTTTCCTGAACGCGATTGCTAACCAGCTGCGCTACCCGAACAGTCACACCCACTACTTTAGCTGTGCAATTCTGTACCTCTTCGTGGAGGCCAATTCGGAGGCAATTCAG
- the LOC128742698 gene encoding glia maturation factor beta: MTEAQICDISSEAKEEISKFRFRRNATNTALILKIDREKQLVTVDELLDDVSVEDLQEQLPSHQPRYIIYSYKMIHDDSRISYPMCFIFYTPRDSQMELCMLYAKTRMALQREADLTRYYEIRELDDMTEDWLKEKLK; this comes from the exons ATG ACCGAAGCCCAGATTTGTGACATTAGTTCAGAGGCCAAAGAGGAAATTAGCAAATTCCGTTTTCGCCGTAATGCGACTAACACAGCCTTGATTT taaaaattgACCGCGAGAAGCAGCTGGTCACCGTAGACGAACTGCTGGATGACGTATCCGTAGAGGATCTGCAGGAGCAACTGCCGAGCCATCAGCCGCGGTACATCATCTATAGCTATAAAATGATCCACGACGATTCGCGAATATCCTATCCGATGTGCTTTATATTCTATACCCCTCGGGATAGCCAAATGGAATTATGCATGCTGTACGCCAAAACGCGTATGGCTTTGCAGCGCGAAGCGGATTTAACTAGATACTACGAAATTCGCGAACTTGACGACATGACTGAGGATTGGCTAAAAGAAAAACTGAAGTAA
- the LOC128742619 gene encoding exocyst complex component 3, whose amino-acid sequence MDLKQIDEEARLAAIKEIKNMFQRPGQLEKVDQYRHRVYRKKVSIDAMLKTCMQNQTDDVKIGVKKLQSALEGIGEVDQQAKEAISELTDVPSIYDALEAVRDENAKHSQYMTAMENLKHIFTVQSSVAKTMQWIEEDKLLHAHQCLSDLENSRDDLLFELHKLPKQNAHDKITLKRYFEKVETVSATLEKKIRLILQRTLNTVRKEPTVIVTALRIIEREEKSDAFALQQQKQTGFIPPGRPKEWRKKALEVLNESVIQRIEGSKLEERSDNKLWLVRDLELTRQFILEDLRVVKSLCVPCFPPHYNILKEYVNMYHSALSKYLEELIQMGLEGNEYVTILSWIMNTYPGRELMQHPDLQIDLSGVGPLVSVQVLKGMETAYLKTMERNYQDWMTKTLETEKTDWINGVPADTADQYYHTSAPVIIFQMIDQNLQVTNTIHSDLTFNALILSIQQVIKYGHNYRGAIIEYKERHFRDRSLAPFFTQHIITIVNNCAQIMELAQQMKQLYWPKSKPQHYEEFGRLLMTYQTLRDEAGRFLLEEAFLDLEVHFNDLFTAKWVSSTVSVDTICVTLEDYFQDYNHLRSTNFEYVIIEAQRLVAKRYIKAMLSKRLSKTRQECDVLAKKVNKETKQIKIFFEKVAPNVSKNDSPIDVISNLAALLTCDSEMLVLDLHTLLSSYPSLTEDHLVRLFYLRNDFKASEVKEKIHDAVVSKKTTVSHDKQDSIFKEIVFSDKLW is encoded by the exons ATGGATTTAAAGCAAATTGACGAGGAAGCTCGACTGGCGGCTATtaaagaaattaaaaatatgtttCAGAGGCCTGGACAGCTGGAAAAAGTCGATCAGTATCGGCACCGAGTGTATCGTAAAAAAGTGTCGATAGATGCAATGTTGAAAACATGCATGCAAAATCAAACCGACGACGTAAAAATTGGAGTCAAAAAGCTACAATCTGCGCTGGAAGGTATTGGTGAGGTAGACCAGCAAGCGAAGGAAGCGATTTCGGAGCTTACCGACGTTCCCTCGATATACGACGCACTAGAAGCTGTCCGAGACGAGAATGCAAAGCACTCGCAGTACATGACCGCTATGGAAaacttgaaacacatatttaCTGTTCAGTCGAGCGTGGCAAAAACAATGCAGTGGATCGAGGAAGATAAGCTACTACACGCGCATCAATGTCTTTCAGATTTGGAAAATTCACGAGATGATTTGCTCTTTGAATTGCACAAACTTCCAAAACAGAATGCTCACGATAAAATTACACTAAAACGGTACTTTGAAAAGGTGGAAACGGTTTCTGCCACTCTGGAGAAGAAAATTCGGCTGATTCTGCAGCGAACGCTTAACACAGTTCGGAAGGAACCAACCGTCATTGTTACTGCGCTAAGAATTATCGAGAGGGAAGAAAAGTCGGATGCTTTCGCCTTGCAACAGCAGAAGCAAACCGGTTTCATTCCACCCGGGCGCCCGAAAGAGTGGCGTAAGAAGGCGCTGGAAGTGCTCAATGAATCGGTTATCCAGAGGATTGAAGGCTCAAAGTTGGAGGAACGGTCTGATAATAAGTTGTGGTTGGTGCGCGATTTGGAATTAACCAGACAGTTTATCCTGGAAGACTTACGTGTCGTTAAGTCGTTGTGCGTTCCCTGCTTTCCACCGCATTATAATATCTTGAAGGAGTATGTGAATATGTACCATAGTGCGTTATCGAaatat CTTGAAGAACTGATCCAAATGGGTTTAGAAGGCAACGAGTATGTGACAATATTATCATGGATAATGAACACGTATCCTGGAAGGGAACTGATGCAACATCCGGATCTTCAGATTGACCTTTCTGGTGTCGGTCCGTTAGTAAGCGTTCAGGTTCTTAAAGGGATGGAAACAGCCTATCTTAAAACCATGGAACGAAACTATCAAGATTGGATGACCAAAACATTGGAAACAGAAAAAACTGACTGGATTAACGGTGTTCCAGCGGATACCGCCGACCAATATTACCACACGTCAGCTCCTGTGATTATTTTCCAAATGATTGATCAGAATCTTCAGGTCACGAACACGATTCATTCCGATTTGACGTTCAATGCTCTAATTTTGAGCATTCAACAAGTGATCAAATATGGTCACAACTATCGCGGCGCAATAATCGAGTACAAGGAACGGCATTTCCGAGATCGAAGTTTAGCACCCTTTTTCACACAGCATATTATCACGATTGTGAATAATTGTGCGCAGATAATGGAACTTGCGCAGCAGATGAAGCAACTTTATTGGCCGAAATCAAAACCTCAACATTATGAAGAGTTTGGTCGTCTTCTAATGACTTATCAAACCTTGAGGGATGAGGCTGGTAGATTTCTCCTGGAAGAGGCTTTCCTAGATCTTGAAGttcattttaatgatttgttcaCTGCCAAATGGGTCAGTTCGACAGTTTCCGTCGACACAATATGTGTGACGTTGGAGGATTACTTTCAG GACTACAACCATCTTCGATCAACAAATTTTGAGTACGTAATAATTGAAGCTCAGCGATTGGTCGCCAAACGATATATTAAAGCGATGCTTTCCAAGCGGTTAAGCAAAACACGCCAAGAGTGTGACGTGTTAGCGAAAAAAGTGAACAAGGAAACCAAGCAGattaaaattttcttcgaaAAAGTGGCGCCGAATGTATCGAAAAATGATTCTCCAATAGACgtcatttcgaatttggcagcTTTGCTCACGTGCGACTCAGAAATGTTGGTGCTCGATTTGCACACGCTGCTATCCAGTTATCCTTCACTAACGGAGGATCACCTGGTTCGTTTGTTCTATTTGCGAAATGACTTCAAGGCCAGCGAGGTAAAGGAAAAGATACACGATGCGGTTGTATCGAAGAAAACTACCGTCAGTCACGATAAACAGGATAGCATCTTCAAGGAAATTGTATTCTCTGACAAATTGTGGTAA